GCCGGCATATACAATCTCTAAAAACAAGTACACCGGTTCAATGTATATTATCAATAATATGCAGGAATAGTATCTAATCTTACGCGATTATGAAAAGAGTACTAACCGAACTGACACCTGAGTGTGAAGTAACAGCACAGATGTTTATTTCCGGTATGGAAAAGGAAGAGATTGCAGAAGCCAAATGCAGGGCATTCAGTACAATAAACAACCAACTGCAGAAAGCTTTTCAAATCCTTAATGTAAAAAATGGCAGGCAGCTATGCAAAAAGTTTTATGAACGTTTATCAGGTGTTGAATATACGTTTGATTTTTCACCGGCTATACGTTCTGCTTTTGCTTCCTTCTATGTGTTTTCGGATTATCGCTCTACCACGAACAGAACGATATGAAAAGAGCCAGAAGAACGAAAATAGAAACCGTTGACAGGATAAGGAGGTCAGAATGAATGCGGAAACGAAATTAAACACCCTCTACCGGATTGGCAACAGAATACCTTTAAACAAGTCACAAGCTGCAGGATTTGTTGGCGGACGGTATCGTCTTGAGAAATTAATAGCCGAAAAGAAGATACGAGCAACAAAGACAGGTCCGACAAAGATGTCTCCTTATGATGTAAACGCCTGTGATGTATTTCTTTATGCCATCGATTCTAAAGAACAAAGAATATAATTAACCCTTTAAATTTTACGATTATGAGTCTTATCAAAAAAAGTAATGAATTAGTAATCCCTACCACAGTAAAGATGATGATTTACGGTCAAGCCGGTATGGGAAAGAGTACGGTAGCACTGAGTGCTCCGAAACCTTTGTTATTGGATTTCGATAACGGGGTGAAACGTATGAATATGGCACATTTGGAAAACATAGACACAGTACAGGTCACTTCTTGGAGTGATGTTCAACAGGTCTTGCAGGAGGATTTGTCAGCTTATCAGACAATCGTAGTTGATACCATCGGTAAAATGATGGACTTTATCATTACTTATAAATGTGGCAGCCGCCAACCGTCTATCAGAGATTGGAGTGGTATCAATGCCGAATTTTCTTGGATGACAAGAACGCTCTCAAGCCTGAACAAGCATATTATTTTCGTTGCCCACCGTGATACAAGAAAAGAAGGTGATGATACAGTGTTCATTCCTGCCTTACGTGAAAAATCCTACAACTCCATCGTTACCGAATTAGATTTGCTTGGTTATCTTGAAATGAAAAGCGAAAGAGGCGTTCAAAGACGTACTATCACTTTCGACCCAACTTCTAGAAATGACGGTAAGAATACCTGTAATCTTCCTTCCGTAATGGAAGTGCCGACTATCCTTGACAAGAACGGTAATCCAACTGCCAAGAACGACTTTATTGCCTCGAAGATTATCAACTCTTACCTTGGGATGCTTGCCGCCAAAAAAGAAGCACAGGAGAAATACGATAAGGTGATGAAGGAAATCAAAGAGCAGGTTGAGCTGGTGACAGACGCAGAATCCATCAATGACTTGTTATCAAGGCTTGGTGAATTTCAACATATAGGTAGTTCGATGGTTGCGGCAAAAGTGCTTATTAATAATAAAGCAAAAGCATTAGGGCTTGTTCCCAATAAAGAGACAAAGACTTATGAAAAACCAGCAGCTTAATTACTGTATATATGCAACATTATTGGATGCCTATTGGGGATATCTGAATAGTGATGTAATTTGGGAAAAGTATTGGGGATGGAGCGAAAATCCTCCCCATACTCCCGAAGAATTTCACGAATTGCAGTTTCAAGAACTGATAGACCGTATCAATCGAAAGCCTTTTGATAGTGAAGCGGCTGACAAGGGCACAGCCTTTAATGAATTGGTAGATGCTCTAATCGAAAATCGAAAACCAAACGGGATGGATGTAGAAAGGAATACAGAAAATACTTGTTATACAGTTGTTTATAACAACCGTACATTTGTTTTCCCTATTTCTCTTTGCCGTGAGTTTGCCGGTTACTTCAAAGGCGCATTGACCCAACAGCGTGTAGAAGCCATTCTGCCCACCGCATACGGAAATGCTTTGGTTTATGGAGTAATTGATGAATTGATGCCTACCAGTGTTCATGACATCAAGACAACTGGCAGTTATACTGTAGGAAAGTTCAAAGACCATCACCAACATCTGGTTTATCCATACGCTCTTATGCAGAATGGATCGGATGTACGGACGTTTGAATACAACATCGTAGAGTTCAACAAGGGCGGTTATGTGGTAGATACTTATACAGAGACATACGTTTTCAACCCCGAACGTGATATTCCTATTCTCACTAATCATTGTGAAGAGTTTATCAGATTCTTGGAAGAGAACAGAAGTTTAATCACTGATAAAAAGATATTTGGAGGAGAAAATTAATGGCAAATCAAATAACCGGACGGATAATCGAAATTGGGCAAACCGTTCAAATAGCATCCAAAAACGGTGGTTCCTCATTTACAAAACGGGAATTTATTTTAGATGCTACCACTTACGACCCTTATACGGGAGAGCGTAGCGAGTATGAGAATGTTATTCCCTTAGAGTTTTCGGGTGACAAGTGTACAGAACTTGACCGCTTTAATCAGGGTGATGTCGTTACTGTATCATTTGTCTTACAGGGACGTTCTTGGACGACTCAGGATGGAGAGCTTAAACGCATGGCATCTATTCGGTGCTACAAAATAGAAGGACGTAGCGGTGTATCACAATCCCCACAGAGTGCACCAGTGCAACAACTAGCACCACAGCCGACTTATCATCAGCCGCAGGATTTTCCGCCTCCGGTTGATGCAAATGGTAATGCAAAGGACGATTTGCCTTTTTAGTGTATGCTATTCGACTTGAAGAATGAATATCAAATACCCAAGTTTAAAGAGTATGTAAACAAATTGTTTAGTGAACGTGCGGTGGTGGAAGTGAAAAAGAAACTCCCTAACCGCACGCTTGCTCAGAACAGCTACTTGCATCTTCTTTTAGGGTATTTCGGTAGTGAATACGGTTGCAGCCTTGATGAAGCAAAAATAGACTTCTATAAGAGGACTTGCAACCGTGATTTGTTTGAGAGAAAGATGGTCAACAAGAAGGGGAAGGAAGTAACCTACTTGCGCAGTTCTGCCGAACTGACAACGGGTGAAATGACTCTAAGTATTGACCGCTTCCGCAATTGGAGTGCAGCGCAAGCGGGTATTTATTTACCCGCTGCAAATGAACATCAAATGCTGATATACGCCCAGCAGGAAATACAAAGAAATCAAGAATTTATTTAATTATGATAGAAACAAGAAAAACAGAAATCCGATACGTGACATCCGACCCAAAGAAAATGCTCAACATGTACCTTGCAAAGCGTGTTCTCAAAACATGGGAGGAATCTTTCATAGATGAAGATACCGGTGAAACGGTAAACATTGAACGTAATGAAGTCCTTTTTGATCGTGGTTCTCTGATAGACCAAGACCTATTGGCAAAAATTCGTTTCAGTATGGAAGCGGATGGCATCAAAGAAGTGGAAGTCAGTAGTCAAAAACGTTTAGCTTTTGAGAACGAAAACAAATTCTTATATCCCTATCTTGCACAAGCACAGATAGGTGATAAGAAGTACAAATTCCTGCTTTATGCTACCGGCCTGGAGAATGTCTGCCTTATTTTGAGAGACTACATTGAACTTAATTATCAATCGGGATTCACCTTAACGATGGCAAAGGAGTTTGATTCGTGCGTGATTCTTACTGATAACTTGAAAGAACGCAAGGTTGATGATGCTTCGCTTGCTTATCTCAAAAATGAAATCACTATGGCAGAATATGTTGACAAGATGGACGATGAGACGGAAGATAGCGACGAAGAATCTAAACCGGATGAAAAGAAGTTCTATCAGATTGAAACGAAAATCACATTTGACGAAGAGCAACGTACTCAAATATTCGTAGTGAATACTTTTAATGTTGACAGGGCGATGATGCTTATTACCCACTACCTCAAAAATAAAGAGGAAGAATGTGAGAAGCAAGCCAAAGAAAAGGGACATGAGTTCAACAAAAGAGAAATCCATGCGGCCATTGAATCTGCCAAACCAATACCAGTAGGGCGGTTTATTCCGAAAGAGTTTTCAATGGCTTATATGGAATAACTTTGTTAACCAGCCTGCCCCGTCTGTGAAGATATGGCAGGCAAACACGGAGAAGTGGCGGAATCAGTAGACGCACCACTCGATAATAGGAATGCCAACCTTAGATGTGGTGAGCTTGGCAACTCGTCCCAGTGCAAATCTGGGCTTCTCCACAACCCTTTATGAGAGAAAATCCGTTTTAATCCGAGAGTAGGGCGAAGATAGCGCAGGGATTCATCCGCACGGCATCGGTTAGCCGTTGACTCTATCTGAAAGGTGACACGAAATCGGATAGGATTAGGAATGTTTGTTGTTTGTGCCCCGGAGAATATGCTTCGGGGCTTTTAATTTGGTAAGGTTATGAAAGAAAAGGAAATGCCTTGGCATAATTTGTTGTTAGATGATTTGCCCGGTGAAATTTGGGTTGATGCCTTTGGATTTGATGGTGTATATGAAGTCTCCAATATGGGAAGAATAAAGAGCCTTGCAAGATGGGTTTCTAATGGGAAATCAGAAAGAAAAGTCAAAGAATGTATTAGAAAACAATCTTTATCGAAAGATGGAAGGTTAACTTGCCCGTTTCGTATTGATAACAAAAAGTATTCTATAAATATTCCAGAGCTAATATATAAATCTTTTTATAATGATATTTCAATAGGTAAGAATGAATGTATTATGCACAAAAACAAATTAGCCTCTGATAATCGGTTGTCTAATTTACGCTTAGTATCTATTACTGAATCTCACAAACTTAATTACAAAAAGGGGTTGCTTTCTCATTTGAATGTGAATAATGAGAAGAAGCATAAAGAACATTTGGCTATAAAAAACAAGAAATGCAAAGTCTGTGGCTTAATTAAAAATGTTTCTGATTTTGAACATAATAGATGTATTTGTCTATCTTGTAGAAAGAAATATAGACATGATAAATACATGGAAAATAAAAATAGATAGAATGCCATACTACATAAAACGAACAAAGGCTAAGAAGAAAGACAAGCCTTTACCCTTGTTTGATAAAGCAGGGGTGACAGTAAAGAAGAAGCCGGATTTGAAAGCTAAGCTCGACAAAGAGTTTTCCCTTTTCATCCGGCTTCGTGATTGTATGCCTAACGGTTATTTTCGCTGTATCTCTTGTGGGCAGATAAAACCGTTTGAACAAGCTGATTGCGGTCACTATTTCAGTCGCACGCATTTGGCTACCCGATTTGATGAGAACAATTGCCATGCCGAATGCCGTGCGTGCAACCGTTTCCGTGCCGACCACCTTGAAGGCTACCGTGAGAATTTGATAGCCAAAATCGGACAACAGCATTTTGACTTGCTAAAAGTGAAAGCTGCATCAAATACTAAGATGTCAGATTTTGATTATGAACAGCTAATCAAATATTACAAAGCACTTAATAAGAAGTTACGAAAGGAGAAAGGGCTATGAGTTATGTGTTACGAGATTATCAACAGAAAGCCTCTGATGCTGCCGTTTCTTTCTTTAACAATAAGGCAAAGAAAACAAATGCCATTATGGTGTTACCAACCGGAAGCGGAAAGAGCCTTATCATAGCGGATATAGCCGCAAGACTTGATGGACATACTTTAGTGTTCCAGCCTTCAAAAGAGATTTTGGAGCGAAATTTTAAAAAGCTCTGCTCGTATGGTATTCTTGACTGTAGCATTTATTCGGCTTCTTTCAACTCAAAGGAAATAAGCCGGATAACATTCGCAACAATCGGATCGGTAAAGAATCATCCCGAACTGTTCATCCACTTCAAGAACATCATCGTGGATGAATGTCACCTTGTGAACCCCAAAGAGGGAATGTACAAGGATTTCTTTGATGCGGTGAAATGCAAGGTACTGGGACTGACAGCTACGCCTTATCGGCTATCATCCAGTCGTGATTTCGGTTCTATGCTGAAATTCATCACCCGGACAAAACCGCATGTCTTTTCAGAGGTCATTTACCATGTACAGGTATCAACCCTATTAGATATGGGCTACTTGGCGAAGCTAAACTATTATCCAATGAATCCTTCAGGATGGAATGAACTTAACCTGAAAGTAAATACCACCGGTGCCGACTATACCGATAAATCAGTTCAACGAGAATATGAACGGATAGACTTCTACAGTTATCTCGTTCATATCGTCCAAAGGCTGATGAACCCCAAAGCAGGTGGTAAGAGAAAAGGCATTTTAGTATTTACTCGGTTTTTGAAAGAAGCCGAACGGCTTACGATGTCAATACCAGGATGTGCAATTGTTTCGGGTGACACTCCAAAGGCTACCCGTGAAATGATACTTAATAAATTCAAATCAGGCGAAATTCCGGTAGTTGCTAATGTTGGAGTACTTACTACGGGGTTTGACTATCCAGAACTCGATACAGTCGTTATGGCACGTCCTACGATGTCTCTTGCTATGTGGTATCAGATAGTCGGTCGAGCAATTCGCCCCCACCCTTCTAAAGAATATGGCTGGATCGTGGATTTATGTGGGAACATCAAACGTTTTGGCGAAGTCTCTGATTTACGGTTGTTTGATAGCGGTAATGGTAAATGGGTAGTTTGCTCTAAAGGAAGACAATTAACAAACGTGAGATTCTAACTATGGACGAAGGATTTTTGAGGCTAAGCCGCAGGTTTTTCTCGAATGAAATGTGGAAGGTAGCCCGTGAGTTTTCGGAGTGCGAAGCGTGGCTTGACTTGATTCAGTCAGCACGATTTGAGGCAACCGACAAGGCGTACAGCGAACTCATCGGAGGTCGGGAAATCTCTTATACAAGAGGTCAATATCCAGCATCTATATCGTTTTTGATGAAGCGTTGGCAATGGTCTGAAAAGAAAGTGCGCTATTTCCTTTCAAAACTTAAAAGAAAAGGTATGATAACGACTTGTAACAAACAAGGCATGACTGTGATAACTTTATGTAACTATGATGAATATAACCCATACAGGGGCATACCCAAGGACGTAGACAGGGGCATAGATAACAATAAAGAAATCAGCGAATTAAACATTGCTTTGGGCGAGCTAAGGGCAGAGTTAAGGGCAGTTGTTGAAAAAATGGGGCAAGCTAAGGGCGATAATAAGAAGAAAGATAAAGAAGATAATACTAAAGAATCTCCTAACGGAGATAAGAAAGGCGCGGCTAAAGCCGCTACTCTCTCTCGAAAAGAGTCTTTTTATCAATCTCTTATACCTTTTGTCGGCA
This portion of the Bacteroides acidifaciens genome encodes:
- a CDS encoding ATP-binding protein — protein: MSLIKKSNELVIPTTVKMMIYGQAGMGKSTVALSAPKPLLLDFDNGVKRMNMAHLENIDTVQVTSWSDVQQVLQEDLSAYQTIVVDTIGKMMDFIITYKCGSRQPSIRDWSGINAEFSWMTRTLSSLNKHIIFVAHRDTRKEGDDTVFIPALREKSYNSIVTELDLLGYLEMKSERGVQRRTITFDPTSRNDGKNTCNLPSVMEVPTILDKNGNPTAKNDFIASKIINSYLGMLAAKKEAQEKYDKVMKEIKEQVELVTDAESINDLLSRLGEFQHIGSSMVAAKVLINNKAKALGLVPNKETKTYEKPAA
- a CDS encoding HNH endonuclease, giving the protein MKNQQLNYCIYATLLDAYWGYLNSDVIWEKYWGWSENPPHTPEEFHELQFQELIDRINRKPFDSEAADKGTAFNELVDALIENRKPNGMDVERNTENTCYTVVYNNRTFVFPISLCREFAGYFKGALTQQRVEAILPTAYGNALVYGVIDELMPTSVHDIKTTGSYTVGKFKDHHQHLVYPYALMQNGSDVRTFEYNIVEFNKGGYVVDTYTETYVFNPERDIPILTNHCEEFIRFLEENRSLITDKKIFGGEN
- a CDS encoding DUF3127 domain-containing protein; the encoded protein is MANQITGRIIEIGQTVQIASKNGGSSFTKREFILDATTYDPYTGERSEYENVIPLEFSGDKCTELDRFNQGDVVTVSFVLQGRSWTTQDGELKRMASIRCYKIEGRSGVSQSPQSAPVQQLAPQPTYHQPQDFPPPVDANGNAKDDLPF
- a CDS encoding DNA-binding response regulator; amino-acid sequence: MKRVLTELTPECEVTAQMFISGMEKEEIAEAKCRAFSTINNQLQKAFQILNVKNGRQLCKKFYERLSGVEYTFDFSPAIRSAFASFYVFSDYRSTTNRTI
- a CDS encoding DEAD/DEAH box helicase, with product MSYVLRDYQQKASDAAVSFFNNKAKKTNAIMVLPTGSGKSLIIADIAARLDGHTLVFQPSKEILERNFKKLCSYGILDCSIYSASFNSKEISRITFATIGSVKNHPELFIHFKNIIVDECHLVNPKEGMYKDFFDAVKCKVLGLTATPYRLSSSRDFGSMLKFITRTKPHVFSEVIYHVQVSTLLDMGYLAKLNYYPMNPSGWNELNLKVNTTGADYTDKSVQREYERIDFYSYLVHIVQRLMNPKAGGKRKGILVFTRFLKEAERLTMSIPGCAIVSGDTPKATREMILNKFKSGEIPVVANVGVLTTGFDYPELDTVVMARPTMSLAMWYQIVGRAIRPHPSKEYGWIVDLCGNIKRFGEVSDLRLFDSGNGKWVVCSKGRQLTNVRF
- a CDS encoding RNA polymerase subunit sigma, with product MIETRKTEIRYVTSDPKKMLNMYLAKRVLKTWEESFIDEDTGETVNIERNEVLFDRGSLIDQDLLAKIRFSMEADGIKEVEVSSQKRLAFENENKFLYPYLAQAQIGDKKYKFLLYATGLENVCLILRDYIELNYQSGFTLTMAKEFDSCVILTDNLKERKVDDASLAYLKNEITMAEYVDKMDDETEDSDEESKPDEKKFYQIETKITFDEEQRTQIFVVNTFNVDRAMMLITHYLKNKEEECEKQAKEKGHEFNKREIHAAIESAKPIPVGRFIPKEFSMAYME
- a CDS encoding recombination protein NinG is translated as MPYYIKRTKAKKKDKPLPLFDKAGVTVKKKPDLKAKLDKEFSLFIRLRDCMPNGYFRCISCGQIKPFEQADCGHYFSRTHLATRFDENNCHAECRACNRFRADHLEGYRENLIAKIGQQHFDLLKVKAASNTKMSDFDYEQLIKYYKALNKKLRKEKGL
- a CDS encoding NUMOD4 domain-containing protein, with translation MKEKEMPWHNLLLDDLPGEIWVDAFGFDGVYEVSNMGRIKSLARWVSNGKSERKVKECIRKQSLSKDGRLTCPFRIDNKKYSINIPELIYKSFYNDISIGKNECIMHKNKLASDNRLSNLRLVSITESHKLNYKKGLLSHLNVNNEKKHKEHLAIKNKKCKVCGLIKNVSDFEHNRCICLSCRKKYRHDKYMENKNR